A stretch of Exiguobacterium sp. BMC-KP DNA encodes these proteins:
- the yfmF gene encoding EF-P 5-aminopentanol modification-associated protein YfmF, with product MSQSFSTWKKEGTSFHLVPTDKFKTTTILVTFSAPLEAKTLTSRAILPYIMEKSTAAYPSMKALREPLETLYDAGLYADASKFGEEHVISFQLDVVRGELVHHPSLLKEALELLEQMVLYPDLTEGGFREQFVKQEKRLHALRISSLYDDKMRYAQQRLLELMAPGEAVSLPSLGTLEELERITPSSLRDTYRSMIEDDRIDVFVVGQVTQDEMEDALSFLPSHSEKISHYIPAQKTVNGVKRSSETQPIKQGKLHLGYRVAVDPTSADSIRMQIVNGLFGGFPHSKLFMNVREKESLAYYAASRYAALNSALYVYAGVDTKEAERAEKIILEQLVDLKAGQFTDEELTQTKAMLINARRQILDQPGQLIGWLNGSKMRGLTLEDEIQIIETATREDVVRLAAAIDLDAVYLLRGEA from the coding sequence ATGAGCCAGTCATTTAGCACATGGAAAAAAGAAGGAACGAGCTTCCACCTCGTTCCGACCGATAAATTCAAGACAACGACGATCCTTGTCACGTTTTCAGCACCGCTCGAAGCGAAGACATTAACAAGCCGTGCGATTTTACCGTACATCATGGAAAAATCGACAGCTGCTTATCCGTCGATGAAAGCGTTACGTGAACCACTTGAAACACTATATGATGCCGGTCTTTATGCGGACGCATCGAAGTTCGGAGAAGAGCACGTCATTTCATTCCAACTTGATGTCGTACGGGGAGAGCTCGTCCATCATCCGTCGTTATTAAAAGAAGCACTCGAGTTGTTAGAGCAGATGGTGCTTTATCCGGACTTGACGGAAGGTGGCTTCCGCGAACAGTTCGTCAAACAAGAAAAGCGACTCCATGCGTTACGGATCAGTTCACTGTATGACGATAAGATGCGCTACGCCCAACAGCGTCTTCTCGAATTGATGGCGCCAGGTGAAGCCGTATCACTGCCATCTCTTGGAACACTCGAAGAGCTAGAGCGCATCACCCCATCATCTTTGCGTGATACATACCGTTCGATGATTGAGGATGATCGGATTGATGTCTTCGTCGTCGGACAGGTGACGCAAGACGAAATGGAAGATGCGCTATCTTTCTTGCCGTCGCACTCGGAAAAAATCAGTCATTATATTCCTGCACAAAAAACAGTCAATGGCGTGAAACGATCAAGTGAAACGCAACCGATCAAACAAGGCAAATTACATCTCGGGTATCGAGTAGCGGTCGATCCAACATCTGCCGATTCAATCCGTATGCAAATCGTTAACGGTCTGTTCGGTGGTTTCCCGCACTCGAAGTTGTTCATGAATGTCCGTGAAAAAGAGAGTCTCGCCTATTACGCCGCTTCACGTTATGCGGCATTGAATAGTGCACTCTACGTCTATGCCGGGGTCGACACGAAAGAAGCGGAACGTGCTGAAAAAATCATCTTAGAGCAACTTGTTGATTTGAAGGCAGGACAGTTCACGGATGAAGAATTGACACAAACGAAAGCAATGTTAATTAATGCGCGTCGTCAAATCCTTGATCAACCAGGCCAGTTGATTGGTTGGTTGAATGGTTCGAAGATGCGTGGACTGACACTTGAAGATGAGATCCAGATCATCGAGACGGCGACGCGTGAAGACGTCGTTCGATTGGCAGCGGCAATCGATCTTGATGCCGTATATCTATTGCGAGGTGAAGCATGA
- the ymfI gene encoding elongation factor P 5-aminopentanone reductase, with protein MRILITGASGAIGLAAAKQLAVAGHDLVLQTYRQQAVLERMIEEWPGEHRILVANLADENDLQAFCTMLPVVDAFVHCAGTSYSGLLLDQSATSMQELWKIHVDALMRISQTVTRTKPFTSQLAIVVISSVLGEQGVAGEVAYSTCKAAQLGFVKAYSKELGPMHGRINAITPGWIDTPMNAIFSDEEKVEAIAEIPAGRFGKAEEVASAIHYLVQPESSYVSGAILKIDGAWM; from the coding sequence ATGCGAATCCTCATTACTGGTGCGAGTGGCGCCATTGGTCTTGCAGCAGCGAAACAACTCGCTGTCGCCGGACATGATTTGGTGCTTCAGACGTATCGACAGCAAGCGGTTTTGGAACGGATGATAGAGGAGTGGCCGGGGGAACATCGAATTTTAGTTGCGAACTTAGCAGATGAAAATGACTTGCAGGCATTCTGTACGATGTTACCCGTCGTTGATGCTTTCGTCCATTGTGCTGGTACGAGTTACAGTGGTTTGTTACTTGATCAATCGGCAACGTCGATGCAGGAGCTTTGGAAAATCCATGTCGATGCCTTGATGCGGATCAGCCAAACGGTGACACGGACGAAACCTTTCACGTCGCAGCTAGCGATCGTCGTCATCAGTAGTGTGTTAGGCGAACAAGGTGTCGCGGGTGAAGTTGCCTATTCAACCTGTAAGGCGGCACAACTTGGATTCGTCAAAGCATACAGTAAGGAACTTGGACCGATGCATGGACGTATCAATGCGATCACACCGGGATGGATCGATACCCCGATGAACGCAATTTTTTCTGATGAAGAAAAGGTAGAGGCGATCGCCGAAATTCCTGCCGGACGATTTGGCAAAGCGGAGGAAGTTGCTTCTGCAATCCATTACTTAGTGCAACCAGAATCGAGTTATGTGTCGGGAGCCATCCTCAAAATAGATGGTGCATGGATGTAA
- a CDS encoding response regulator transcription factor has protein sequence MSEEARILVVDDEERIRRLLKMYLERENFTIEEADNGETALEMALETEYDVILLDLMMPKMDGMQVCEELRKTKATPVVMLTAKGEETNRVHGFEMGADDYIVKPFSPREVVLRVKAILRRASATKFLHTDAKTKDVIVFPHLTIDNDAHRVTVESQEVNLTPKEYELLYFLAKQTDKVFSREQLLKEVWNYEFFGDLRTVDTHVKRLREKLNRLSPNAAQMITTVWGVGYKFENSPS, from the coding sequence ATGTCAGAAGAAGCACGTATTTTAGTCGTCGACGATGAAGAACGGATTCGTCGCCTGTTGAAGATGTATCTGGAGCGGGAAAATTTCACGATCGAGGAAGCAGACAATGGAGAGACGGCGCTTGAAATGGCGCTTGAGACAGAATACGATGTCATTCTCCTCGACTTGATGATGCCAAAGATGGACGGGATGCAAGTTTGTGAAGAACTGCGGAAAACAAAAGCAACGCCTGTCGTTATGTTGACGGCAAAAGGCGAAGAGACGAACCGTGTTCACGGGTTTGAGATGGGGGCAGATGATTATATCGTCAAACCATTCAGTCCACGTGAAGTCGTTTTGCGCGTCAAAGCGATCCTTCGTCGAGCAAGTGCGACGAAATTCCTCCATACGGATGCGAAGACAAAAGATGTCATCGTCTTCCCGCACTTAACAATTGATAATGATGCACACCGCGTGACGGTCGAGTCCCAAGAAGTCAACTTAACACCAAAGGAATACGAACTGCTGTATTTCTTGGCGAAACAGACGGATAAGGTATTCTCGCGCGAACAACTACTCAAGGAAGTCTGGAACTATGAATTTTTCGGAGATCTTCGGACGGTCGATACGCACGTCAAACGTCTGCGTGAAAAATTGAATCGTTTGTCACCGAACGCTGCTCAAATGATCACGACGGTCTGGGGTGTCGGATATAAGTTCGAGAATAGTCCATCCTGA
- a CDS encoding DUF3388 domain-containing protein, which yields MSEFEQWYLEYELKVNRPGILGDIASLMGMLHISIVTINGVDHQRRGMLLQTKQPDQIPRLAAILKTMSTIDVIKLRKPKLRDRIAIRHGRYIDQSSDERKTFRFVREDLGILVDFMAELCKQDGHLLIGVRGMPRVGKTESIVAASVSANKKWLFLSSTLIKQTVRTSLFDDERTGDYVYIIDALVSQRNFDERHWQILREVMRLPATKIVEHPDAFVKSSEYTWDDFDYIIELRNTTEEIIVTELPRSHGGNDWFNFE from the coding sequence GTGAGTGAGTTCGAGCAATGGTATCTCGAATATGAATTAAAGGTCAACCGTCCCGGTATACTCGGGGACATTGCTTCGTTGATGGGAATGTTGCATATTTCGATTGTGACGATCAATGGTGTCGATCATCAACGACGTGGTATGTTACTGCAAACGAAACAACCGGATCAAATTCCACGACTCGCCGCTATTCTCAAGACGATGTCAACCATCGATGTCATCAAACTACGAAAACCAAAACTCCGTGATCGGATCGCGATTCGACACGGTCGTTATATCGATCAAAGTAGTGATGAACGAAAGACGTTCCGATTCGTTCGAGAAGACTTAGGGATTCTCGTCGATTTCATGGCAGAGCTGTGCAAACAGGATGGTCACTTGTTAATTGGTGTCCGTGGTATGCCGCGCGTAGGGAAGACCGAATCAATCGTCGCAGCAAGCGTCAGTGCGAATAAGAAATGGCTGTTCCTTTCATCGACGTTAATCAAACAGACGGTTCGAACATCGTTGTTCGACGACGAGCGGACCGGTGATTATGTCTATATCATCGATGCGTTAGTATCGCAACGAAATTTCGATGAACGGCACTGGCAAATTCTGCGCGAAGTTATGCGACTACCGGCGACGAAGATCGTCGAGCATCCGGACGCTTTCGTTAAATCAAGTGAGTATACGTGGGATGATTTTGATTACATCATTGAATTACGCAACACGACTGAAGAAATCATTGTGACTGAACTGCCTCGTTCCCATGGTGGAAATGATTGGTTCAACTTTGAATAA
- a CDS encoding helix-turn-helix domain-containing protein gives MTELGTYLKEQREALGVSLEQIQTTTKIQKRYIVAIEEGNYDQLPGAFYARAFIKTYAEALGLDVDEVFTTYKRDLPEPEAQPVVELSRRATYSKSSAPKKSVAKRWIPNIIIIVLIFAIGAALYYGLQTFLDGNEEAKTSEPKQNDVTIDQGDAPSKETDAPAKTEEEPKEEPAKQEETKEEPKKEALAVKSTSGQDVTYEVATKDTMNVSIQIKKNASPSPFVGVRDTSLEGKALAPDHINASDPNPIVVKDAKTDLIRIRIGSIKGIDKIVVNDQELKLNRSLLVQNIYLKKVDTP, from the coding sequence ATGACCGAGCTCGGAACCTACTTAAAAGAACAACGGGAGGCACTTGGTGTCTCTCTCGAACAAATTCAAACGACGACGAAGATTCAAAAGCGTTACATCGTCGCGATTGAAGAAGGCAATTACGATCAATTACCGGGTGCGTTCTATGCCCGGGCCTTCATCAAGACATATGCGGAAGCACTCGGTCTTGACGTTGATGAAGTGTTTACGACCTACAAGCGTGACCTTCCGGAACCGGAAGCGCAGCCGGTCGTCGAACTATCTAGACGAGCAACGTATTCGAAATCTAGTGCTCCTAAAAAAAGTGTTGCGAAACGTTGGATTCCGAACATCATCATTATCGTGCTGATCTTTGCAATCGGTGCTGCTCTGTATTATGGTTTGCAGACGTTCCTCGACGGTAACGAAGAGGCGAAAACGTCCGAGCCGAAGCAAAATGATGTGACGATTGATCAAGGAGACGCACCGAGTAAAGAAACGGATGCGCCTGCGAAGACTGAGGAAGAGCCAAAGGAAGAACCGGCGAAGCAGGAAGAAACAAAAGAAGAACCTAAAAAAGAGGCACTCGCTGTGAAGTCGACATCTGGTCAAGATGTCACTTATGAAGTCGCGACGAAGGATACGATGAATGTCTCGATTCAAATCAAGAAGAACGCATCTCCATCCCCATTCGTTGGTGTACGTGATACATCACTTGAAGGAAAAGCACTTGCGCCAGATCACATCAACGCTTCGGATCCAAATCCGATCGTCGTGAAGGACGCGAAGACGGACTTGATCCGGATCCGGATCGGTTCGATTAAAGGGATTGATAAAATTGTCGTCAATGACCAAGAACTAAAACTGAACCGTTCGCTTCTCGTCCAAAACATCTATTTGAAGAAAGTTGACACGCCGTAA
- a CDS encoding ATP-binding protein, whose translation MKWLQSVVIKLWGTILLLVSVVLIALTILLLEFFNSFHIEQERGHLAKLGQQVETVFQAHSGIEEGSSTAVEITDIYGATLIAKTQDDSVEANISQAKANRIIKELERQNWKAIDGEEGETAIGNYETFDGKAALAYRAPLITDSGNGTIYLIEQLTNIEQANEGARQIIQLCVLLAIIGTTVFAFFLSTRITAPLRTIRQAVVEAGEGKFDQSLTQRSRDEIGDLALAFNEMSSQLNQYVTDLDKERHLLSSILRCMADGVLTFSKSGELLATNPPAEAFLAGSPVPDELIELFQTVMQEETEMTVSFEREGRFYIIIVSPLLEQEEQIGAVAVLRDMTEAQQLEKMRADFVANVSHELRTPLVMLQGYSEAIVDGMTESDEATKEFASIIYDESQRLSRLVNDLLDLARMEAGYQELRIEAVEAVSFAQRVIKKFKQMGRDKQVTFSVAGPNVEFDADPDQMEQVMTNLLGNALRYTENGEIKIKIDEDRENITLSVIDSGDGIPEEDLPFVFDRFYKADKARTRGKTGTGIGLAIVANVVRAHGGEVEVDSRLGEGATFRIRLPKKQRKRTL comes from the coding sequence ATGAAATGGTTGCAAAGTGTTGTCATCAAATTATGGGGAACGATTTTGTTACTCGTTTCAGTCGTCTTGATCGCCTTGACGATCTTGTTGCTTGAATTTTTTAACTCGTTTCATATCGAGCAAGAGCGAGGGCACCTCGCAAAGCTTGGGCAACAAGTCGAGACCGTCTTTCAAGCGCACTCCGGAATCGAGGAAGGATCGAGTACCGCTGTTGAAATCACCGATATTTACGGCGCGACACTGATCGCGAAGACCCAAGACGATTCTGTCGAAGCAAACATCTCACAAGCGAAAGCCAACCGGATCATCAAGGAACTTGAACGGCAGAACTGGAAAGCAATTGATGGTGAAGAGGGCGAGACGGCCATCGGGAACTATGAGACTTTTGATGGAAAGGCGGCACTCGCGTACCGGGCACCGCTCATTACGGATAGTGGCAATGGAACGATCTACCTGATCGAACAATTGACGAACATCGAACAAGCGAATGAAGGCGCACGTCAAATTATTCAACTCTGTGTTCTATTAGCGATCATTGGGACGACAGTCTTCGCCTTCTTCCTCTCGACACGGATCACGGCACCACTGCGGACGATTCGACAAGCTGTCGTTGAGGCGGGTGAGGGGAAATTCGATCAAAGTCTGACGCAGCGATCACGCGATGAGATTGGTGACTTGGCACTTGCTTTTAACGAGATGAGTAGCCAACTCAATCAATACGTCACGGATCTTGATAAGGAACGGCATTTACTTTCCTCGATTCTGCGCTGTATGGCAGACGGGGTGTTGACGTTCTCGAAATCAGGTGAGCTCCTCGCGACGAATCCACCGGCAGAGGCATTCCTTGCAGGTTCTCCGGTTCCAGACGAACTGATCGAACTATTCCAGACGGTCATGCAGGAAGAGACGGAGATGACGGTATCCTTCGAGCGTGAAGGACGCTTTTACATCATCATCGTCAGTCCGTTGCTTGAACAAGAAGAACAAATCGGAGCAGTCGCAGTCTTACGTGATATGACGGAAGCACAACAACTCGAAAAGATGCGTGCCGATTTCGTTGCGAATGTCAGTCATGAATTGCGGACGCCACTTGTCATGTTGCAAGGGTATTCGGAAGCGATTGTCGACGGAATGACCGAGAGTGATGAGGCGACGAAGGAATTCGCTTCGATCATTTACGATGAATCACAACGGCTGTCACGTCTTGTCAATGATTTACTCGATCTTGCGCGGATGGAAGCGGGATATCAAGAGTTACGGATTGAAGCCGTTGAAGCTGTCTCTTTCGCACAGCGAGTCATCAAGAAATTCAAACAGATGGGACGAGACAAGCAGGTTACGTTCTCTGTTGCTGGTCCGAACGTTGAGTTTGACGCCGATCCGGATCAGATGGAACAAGTCATGACGAATCTTCTCGGTAACGCCCTTCGTTATACGGAGAACGGTGAAATCAAGATTAAGATTGACGAAGATAGGGAAAACATTACATTATCCGTCATTGATTCGGGTGACGGGATTCCGGAAGAAGACTTACCATTTGTCTTTGATCGTTTCTATAAGGCGGACAAGGCGCGGACGCGCGGAAAGACCGGTACAGGAATCGGTTTAGCGATCGTTGCGAACGTCGTCCGTGCTCACGGCGGAGAAGTCGAAGTCGACAGCCGCTTAGGAGAAGGAGCGACTTTCCGAATCCGATTACCAAAAAAACAAAGGAAGCGAACATTATGA
- a CDS encoding cob(I)yrinic acid a,c-diamide adenosyltransferase, with translation MKIYTKSGDEGETSLVGGRVKKNDRLISLMGELDELNSFVGLARTKASSIEVREQLTVIQHALFDCGSDLMYVEPRPSRLSQEATVDLESWIDSLTELSPPLDKFILPGGTEAAATLHVARTVCRRVERSMIDVPQAAHLLPFINRLSDFFFTAARYENAVKQKADIEYVRSAHVFKRKDGE, from the coding sequence ATGAAAATTTACACGAAATCTGGCGATGAAGGAGAAACATCTCTCGTTGGTGGAAGGGTCAAAAAAAATGATCGTTTGATCAGTTTGATGGGAGAACTCGACGAATTGAATAGCTTCGTCGGACTTGCTCGGACGAAAGCATCATCGATCGAGGTGCGAGAGCAATTGACGGTCATTCAACATGCCTTATTCGACTGTGGTAGTGATTTGATGTATGTCGAACCACGACCATCACGATTAAGCCAAGAAGCGACAGTCGATTTAGAAAGTTGGATCGACAGTTTGACAGAGTTATCGCCACCACTCGATAAATTCATCTTACCAGGCGGAACGGAAGCAGCTGCAACGTTGCATGTGGCACGGACGGTCTGTCGTCGCGTCGAACGTTCGATGATCGACGTTCCTCAGGCGGCACACTTATTGCCGTTCATCAACCGACTCAGTGATTTCTTCTTTACAGCAGCCCGCTATGAAAATGCGGTTAAACAAAAAGCAGATATTGAATACGTCCGCAGTGCGCATGTGTTCAAACGAAAGGATGGAGAGTAA
- the yfmH gene encoding EF-P 5-aminopentanol modification-associated protein YfmH produces the protein MMEQLTYHDTDETVYHEQLDNGLSVYLLQKKGYEKTYATFTTRYGSIDQRFKKGEEWVTVPDGIAHFLEHKMFESEKGDVFQEFGRLGASANAFTSFSRTAYLFSATSLIEQNLETLIDFVQDPYFTPESVEKEKGIITQEIQMYQDNPGWRLFFGLIESMYASHPVRIDIAGTPESINQITADDLYTCYRTFYHPSNMVLFVVGNIDPEETLALIKANQAKKDYTDRPAIERDYGQEPHGVHRPRFELELDVKTPKVLIGYKDESLRGEAQVRRELTSELLLHLLFDQTSSTYLELYEDGLIDDTFSFDYSSEEEFAFATFGMETEDPNKFINAYETLLQTRPDFTEDEVTRKRNMMQGKFLRALNSPEFIANQFSRHALAGTNLFTLPTMIASITKEEIEARFDELFAIENRAISIVKPYA, from the coding sequence ATGATGGAACAACTGACTTATCACGATACAGACGAAACGGTATATCACGAGCAGCTCGATAACGGGCTGTCCGTCTACTTGTTGCAAAAAAAAGGCTACGAAAAGACGTATGCGACGTTTACGACCCGTTATGGTTCAATTGATCAGCGATTCAAAAAAGGAGAAGAATGGGTCACGGTACCGGATGGAATCGCCCATTTCCTTGAGCATAAAATGTTCGAATCAGAAAAAGGAGACGTCTTCCAAGAGTTCGGTCGCCTCGGTGCCTCAGCAAACGCCTTTACATCGTTCTCACGGACAGCGTATCTATTCTCAGCGACGTCATTGATCGAACAAAATCTTGAGACGTTGATTGATTTCGTACAAGATCCGTACTTCACGCCGGAAAGCGTTGAGAAAGAGAAGGGAATTATTACGCAGGAAATCCAGATGTATCAAGATAATCCAGGCTGGCGTTTGTTCTTTGGTTTGATTGAATCGATGTATGCATCGCATCCAGTCCGGATTGATATCGCGGGAACACCGGAATCAATCAATCAAATCACAGCCGATGATCTCTACACATGCTACCGTACGTTCTATCATCCATCGAACATGGTGTTGTTCGTCGTCGGAAACATCGACCCGGAAGAGACACTTGCATTGATCAAAGCGAATCAAGCAAAGAAAGACTACACGGATCGTCCAGCAATCGAGCGAGATTATGGTCAAGAACCGCATGGGGTGCATCGTCCACGTTTTGAACTTGAACTCGACGTCAAGACACCTAAAGTATTGATTGGCTATAAAGACGAATCACTTCGCGGTGAAGCACAAGTCCGCCGGGAGTTGACGAGTGAATTGCTATTGCACTTGCTGTTCGATCAGACATCATCGACCTATTTAGAGCTGTATGAAGATGGGCTGATTGATGATACATTCAGCTTTGATTACTCGAGTGAAGAAGAGTTTGCATTTGCAACGTTCGGGATGGAGACGGAAGATCCAAATAAATTCATTAACGCCTATGAGACACTTCTTCAAACACGTCCTGACTTTACGGAAGACGAAGTCACACGTAAGCGGAACATGATGCAAGGGAAATTCCTCCGCGCCTTGAATTCGCCAGAGTTCATCGCGAACCAGTTCTCGCGTCACGCGCTTGCTGGTACGAATCTATTCACGCTTCCGACAATGATTGCGTCGATTACGAAAGAAGAGATTGAAGCCCGTTTCGACGAGTTGTTCGCCATTGAAAATCGAGCGATTTCCATCGTCAAACCGTACGCGTGA
- the pgsA gene encoding CDP-diacylglycerol--glycerol-3-phosphate 3-phosphatidyltransferase — MNLPNQLTVLRVLLIPVFVIVLAIDPNWGQWDVLGAELPVSHFVAAIIFLIASLTDWLDGYIARKQKLVTNFGKFMDPLADKMLVAAALVYLVELGFVAAWIVVIILCREFAVTGLRLVASDEGIVLAAGNSGKAKTWVQLTSITAYLLHDIIFAMWNIPFADITMWLALILTIYSGVEYFSKNIKLITKSM; from the coding sequence ATGAACTTACCGAATCAATTGACAGTATTACGCGTTTTATTAATTCCCGTGTTCGTCATCGTACTTGCGATTGATCCGAACTGGGGACAGTGGGACGTGTTGGGAGCTGAACTTCCTGTCTCACACTTCGTTGCTGCTATTATCTTTTTGATTGCGTCTTTAACGGACTGGCTTGATGGCTATATCGCTCGTAAACAAAAATTAGTAACGAACTTTGGAAAATTCATGGATCCACTAGCGGATAAGATGTTGGTCGCTGCTGCGCTCGTCTATCTTGTAGAACTTGGATTCGTTGCAGCATGGATCGTCGTCATCATTCTCTGTCGAGAGTTTGCTGTCACAGGTCTTCGTCTCGTCGCTTCTGACGAGGGAATCGTTCTTGCTGCCGGAAACTCTGGGAAAGCAAAGACATGGGTCCAGTTAACATCGATCACAGCCTACTTGTTACATGATATTATCTTTGCAATGTGGAATATTCCATTTGCAGATATTACGATGTGGCTTGCTCTGATCCTGACGATCTACTCAGGTGTTGAATATTTCTCGAAAAACATTAAGTTAATTACAAAATCCATGTAA
- the ccsB gene encoding c-type cytochrome biogenesis protein CcsB: MNMLQLSSNLLLTSFIVYLVSTGFFAVATSGKKGPTRSGKIAYTLAIIGFLAQLGYFFTRWAGAGHVPVSNLYEYTTFFGMMMVLGFLIVYAIYKNNVLGLIAMPVALLVIAYASMFPDEVQPLIPALQSVWLKIHVTTAALGEGILAVSFATGLLYLIHATDFSKESKTRTWLEVVMFSLACVVGYILVGLLFKATGSASTIEYVAKNGATMTHDYTMPVLTGPEGGKVLSGSGAVIELPNFLNANKVNTVLWSIIGGVVLYVLLRFVILRKRLAESLKPIARKIDLETADEISYRSIAIGLPIFILGGLIFAMIWAQMAWSRYWGWDPKEVWALITMLFYVFYLHMRIQRGWIGKKSAWLCVGGFAVIMFNLVFVNLVVAGLHSYA; this comes from the coding sequence ATGAACATGCTTCAGTTGAGCAGTAATCTGCTCCTAACGTCATTCATCGTCTACCTCGTCAGTACAGGATTTTTTGCTGTGGCGACGAGTGGTAAAAAAGGACCGACACGTTCTGGTAAGATCGCTTATACGCTAGCGATCATTGGCTTCCTGGCACAGCTTGGATATTTCTTTACACGCTGGGCAGGAGCTGGACATGTTCCGGTCTCGAACTTATATGAATACACGACATTCTTTGGCATGATGATGGTTCTAGGGTTCTTGATCGTCTATGCAATTTACAAAAACAATGTCCTCGGCTTAATTGCAATGCCAGTTGCATTGCTCGTCATCGCCTATGCGTCGATGTTCCCGGATGAAGTCCAACCATTGATTCCGGCACTTCAAAGTGTCTGGCTCAAAATCCACGTTACGACAGCTGCACTCGGTGAAGGAATCCTTGCCGTCAGTTTCGCGACAGGATTGTTGTACTTGATTCACGCAACGGATTTCAGCAAAGAATCGAAAACACGGACGTGGCTTGAAGTCGTTATGTTCTCACTCGCTTGTGTCGTCGGTTATATCTTAGTCGGTCTGTTGTTCAAAGCGACGGGATCGGCTTCGACGATTGAATACGTGGCGAAAAATGGTGCAACGATGACGCACGACTATACGATGCCTGTCTTGACAGGTCCTGAAGGTGGAAAAGTACTATCGGGTTCAGGTGCCGTCATCGAATTACCGAACTTCTTGAACGCGAACAAAGTCAATACGGTTCTATGGTCAATCATTGGTGGTGTTGTCTTATACGTCCTGCTTCGTTTCGTCATCTTACGGAAACGTCTTGCTGAGAGCTTAAAGCCGATTGCACGTAAAATTGACCTTGAAACAGCAGATGAGATTAGCTACCGTTCGATTGCAATCGGTCTTCCGATTTTCATTCTTGGCGGTCTGATCTTCGCGATGATTTGGGCTCAAATGGCATGGAGTCGTTATTGGGGCTGGGACCCGAAAGAGGTTTGGGCACTCATCACGATGCTCTTCTATGTATTCTATCTCCATATGCGCATCCAGCGTGGTTGGATTGGTAAAAAATCAGCGTGGTTATGTGTCGGTGGATTTGCCGTCATCATGTTCAACCTCGTTTTCGTTAACCTTGTCGTAGCAGGATTACACTCTTACGCATAA